The genomic region GATGAGCGTTTTGTGCAGCCCGGGTGATACAACTTTAGTCTAGGGCAAGGTGCGAACTTCCTCCCTAAATTCAGTTTTCTTTCAACGCAATAGGTTGATTTGTATCAATAAAGTGCCGGACGCCCCGGCTCTTGGGAGAGCATTGGAGGCCCCAAAAGGCGATGGTAACGTGCAGGACGGACGTTGCCCCCCATGGGAATCTACCAGACCGGCACGAGGAGGTGCCGCTGGTCGATAGGGGTGGTGGACGTAATCCTCCGTCCTGAACGATGGCACAGCCGGAAAAGGAATGGAGTGAATGCTCGCCGGCGGTCTTACGTCGGCTGGGCCAGGAGGTTTGTGGGAGGAGCGGAAATGCGTGCAGGCGCACCCTTTGGCGTGGGCGAAACTCACGGGGTTCTGGGGCAAAAACCGAACAAGACTGCGGCCAGCAGCGACAACTACAATTGGCACTCGATCTATGCATCCTCGCAGAGCGAATATCCGTTCGAGGCGTTCTTTTCGGCGGTGGACGATCAGTTGCTGGTGCTTCATCGCACCGGTCCCGTCGCCGTCGATCGGCTGAATGGCGACCGGGCACAAAGGCGGGTCGTGCCGGCAGGCGGCATCCATCTTGTTCCCGGCGGCATGAGCTTTGGTTTCCGGTTGTTCGAGCAACTCGATACGCTTCACGTCTACATCCGGCGAACCATTATCGAAGAAGTTGCCGCCGAAATGGCCGTGGGCGATCCCACCAATATCTCGGTTATGGGCGAGTTCGTCGATTCAGACGTGCATATGAGTAACCTGCTCCAAGCCGTGATGTTTGCGCTTGAGGATGCGGATTATGCCAACGCGCTCTACGTCGATTGCCTTGCCCGCGCGGTAGCCTCGCGCCTGGTGCGCGACTATTCCAATGCGCGTTTGCGACAGAGTTCTCCCACCGATCGGATGTCTTCGGGCGCGCTCGGCGGGCCGATCGTCAACGAAGCCATTGCCTATATGCGCGAAAACCTGGACCGCTCGATCGGGCTGGAGGATATCGCCGCGGTCATCAACCGCAGTCCGAGCCATTTCGCGCGGCAGTTCCGTAACGAGATGGGCACGCCACCCTATCAATATCTGGTCAATCTGCGACTCGACAAAGCCCAGGAGCTACTGCGCGAGACGCGCGTGTCCGTCGCCGAAGTGGCATTCGAATGTGGCTTTACCCACCAGGAACACCTCACGCGCCTCTTCCGCCGGCGTTTCCAGACCACGCCCGCAGCATATCGCAAATCGTGCCAGAACTAGGCTGGAAGGCGCCGGCAGCAAAGATTGTTTTGTGCAGGTTCCCCTGCGAGAACGTGCAGGAGCGGGGTGGTGCTAGCAACTAGCTTCCGGAGTCGGAAGGCGCAGCACTTCGCGTCCGGAGGAGCACATGTATCCATTTGTCTACCAAGCACTTTCCCAGCGCGTCGTCTTTGGTTCGGGAACCATCGACCAGGTGGGGGACGAGCTTGCGCGGATGGACCTCGCCAAGGCGCTGGTGCTCACGACGCCCCAGCAGGAGGAGACAGGGCGGAAAATGCTCGAGGCTCTCGGCGCGCGGGCGGTGGGTCTCTTTGCCGGAGCGGCCATGCACACGCCGGTCGAGGTGACCGAAAAGGCGCTCGAACAGGTCAATGCGGTGAGCGCCGACTGCGTGGTTTCGATCGGGGGCGGTTCGACGACAGGGCTCAGCAAGGCGATCGCGCTGCGCACCGATCTGCCCCAGATCGTCATCCCCACCAGCTATGCGGGTTCGGAGGCGACCCCGATCTTGGGTGAGACCAAGGATGGCGCCAAGACCACGCAGCGCTCGATGAAGGTGCTGCCCGAGGTCATCGTCTACGATGTCGATCTCACGATGAGCCTGCCGGCCAAGATGACGGTGACCTCGGGGCTCAATGCCATCGCCCATTCGGTGGAAGGGCTTTATACCCAGGACCGCAACCCGGTCATTTCGATCATCGCCCAAGAGGGCATTGCGGCGCTGGCGCGCGCGCTGCCGGTGATCCACGAGCGCCCCGACGATGCGGAGGCGCGCTCGGATGCGCTTTATGGCGCCTGGGCCTGCGGCACGGTGCTCGGGGCAGTGGGGATGGCGCTGCACCACAAGATCTGCCACGTGCTGGGCGGCAGTTTCGATTTGCCGCATGCCGAAACCCATTCCGTGATCCTGCCGCACGCCACCGCCTATAACGAACGCGCCGTAGCGCGGGAACTCGCCCCCGTGGCCGCAATATTTCAGTCCGAAAGCGCCGCGTCGGGCCTTTGGTCTTTTGCGCGGCGGCTCGATGCGCCCATGACGCTGAGCGAATTGGGCATGAAGCAATCCGATCTCGACCGTGCCGTCGAGATCATGATGAACAACCCCTATTGGAACCCCCAACCGCTCGACGCGCAGGACCTGCGTGGCCTGCTCGACGACGCCTTTTTCGGGCGGGCGCCGGGGGCGAGTCTTTAGAGCTGACAGGTAAGGATCGAATGCTTCTCGAGTTGAAATCGGTGTCGAAGCGGTTTGGGGCCGTCGTTGCGGCGGAGGGGATCGACCTGTCGGTGGAGCAGGGGGAAGCTCTTGGAATCATCGGAGCCAATGGGGCGGGCAAGAGCTCGCTTTTCAACCTCATCACGGGCGTGCTGCGCCCCGATGCGGGGACCGTTTCCTTTCACGGCAATGAAATAACCCGTGCGAGCGTGCGCGACCGGTGTCGCGGGGGGATCGGGCGTTCCTTCCAGATTCCACAACCGTTCGAAACCCTGACCGTCTTTGAAAACCTCATGGTGGCAGCCGAGTTCGGCGCGGGTGAATCCCCGATGGGGCTCGAGGAGACCTTTGCCATCCTCGAGATGACCGAACTGGCCGATAAGGCCAATATCGTTTCAGGCAAGCTCACCCTTTTGGACCGCAAGCGGCTTGAACTGGCGCGGGCGCTGGCCACCAACCCCGACCTGCTGCTGCTCGATGAGATCGCTGGCGGGCTGACCGAGGGCGAATGCCACAAGCTGGTCGCACTGATCAGCTCGCTGCACAAGCGCGGCGTCACCATCATCTGGATCGAGCACATCGTTCACGCGCTGCTCTCGGTCGTCTCGCGGCTGATCGTGCTCGAGCGCGGCAAGCTGATCGCACAGGGCGAGCCCCAGGCGGTCATGGCCGATCCCGCGGTGCGGCGGTCCTATTTGGGCATTGAGGAGGTGGCATCGTGAGTGCTCTGCTCGAAACACACAATCTCGAAGTGTTCTATGGCGACTTCCAGGCGCTGTTCGGTGTCGACGTGGTGGTCAATGCCGGCGAGACGGTAGCGATTATCGGCTCGAACGGGGCGGGCAAGTCCTCGTTCCTGAACGCGCTTTGCGGGCTCAACGCTTCCAAGCCCGACCAGATTCGCCTTGAAGGCATGGCGGTGGGGGGCACGCCTGCCTTCGACATGGTGCGCAAGGGCGTGGCGCTGGTGCCCGAAGGGCGGCGGCTGTTCCCCTCGCTTTCCGTCGAGGAGAACCTCATGGTCGGCTCGCACGGCATGAGCGAGGATCGCGGCTGGACGCTGGAAGCCATTTACGACCTGTTCCCGATTTTAAAGGAGCGGCGCAATCAAGCCTCAACGACGCTGTCGGGTGGCCAGCAGCAGATGGTGGCCATCGGCCGCGCGCTGATGAGCAATCCCAAGGTGCTGCTTTGCGACGAGATCAGCCTCGGGCTGGCTCCAGCGATCGTCAAGGACGTCTACCTGGCAGTCGCCGAGATTAAGCGGCGAGGGACGACCGTGCTGATCGTCGAGCAGGACCTGACGGCGGCGCTGGATGCTGCGGACCGGGTCTACTGCTTCATGGAAGGGCGGGTCAGCCTCGAAGGCCGGCCGGGAGAGCTCACGCGCGAGCAGATACAAGACGCATATTTTGGGGTTTAGGCGGCATGACGCTCATCAACACGATCATTCAAGGTGTGCTTTTGGGCGGGCTGTACGCGCTTTACGCCGCCGGGCTGTCGCTGATCTTCGGGGTCATGCGCCTGGTCAACCTTGCGCATGGCGACTTCATCGTGCTCGCCGCCTACGTCATCCTGGCGCTTTCGACCGCTTTCTTCATCCCGCCTTTCTGGGCCATGCTGATCGCGCTGCCTTTCCTGTTCGCCCTGGGCTGGGCGCTGCAGCGGGTGATCCTCAACCGCACCGTGGAAGAAAACCTGCTGGTGCCGCTTTTGGTCACCTTTGGGCTGCAGATCATCATCCAGAACGGTCTTTTGGAAGCGTTCACCGCCAATAGCCGGCGGCTGAGCCTGGGCGGGATCGAATCGGCGTCGCTCACGGTCGGCGGCATCAGCCTTGGGGTGATGCCGTTGTTCACGTTCGCGGCCGCCGTCGCGGTGATCGGCGGGCTTTCGGCGCTGTTCTACATGACCGCGCTGGGGCGCAAGCTGCGCGCCACCTCCGACAACCGCACCTATGTGCAGATCGTGGGTATCAATCCTCACAAGGTCTTCGCCATCGCCATGGGACTGGCATTCATCGTGATCGCGATTGCCGCATTCTTCATGGGCGCGCGCTCCAATTTCGATCCGTCGCAGGGGCCGGCGCGGCTGCTGTTCGCTTTCGAAGCCGTGGTGATCGGC from Pelagibacterium sp. 26DY04 harbors:
- a CDS encoding helix-turn-helix domain-containing protein codes for the protein MRAGAPFGVGETHGVLGQKPNKTAASSDNYNWHSIYASSQSEYPFEAFFSAVDDQLLVLHRTGPVAVDRLNGDRAQRRVVPAGGIHLVPGGMSFGFRLFEQLDTLHVYIRRTIIEEVAAEMAVGDPTNISVMGEFVDSDVHMSNLLQAVMFALEDADYANALYVDCLARAVASRLVRDYSNARLRQSSPTDRMSSGALGGPIVNEAIAYMRENLDRSIGLEDIAAVINRSPSHFARQFRNEMGTPPYQYLVNLRLDKAQELLRETRVSVAEVAFECGFTHQEHLTRLFRRRFQTTPAAYRKSCQN
- a CDS encoding maleylacetate reductase, producing MYPFVYQALSQRVVFGSGTIDQVGDELARMDLAKALVLTTPQQEETGRKMLEALGARAVGLFAGAAMHTPVEVTEKALEQVNAVSADCVVSIGGGSTTGLSKAIALRTDLPQIVIPTSYAGSEATPILGETKDGAKTTQRSMKVLPEVIVYDVDLTMSLPAKMTVTSGLNAIAHSVEGLYTQDRNPVISIIAQEGIAALARALPVIHERPDDAEARSDALYGAWACGTVLGAVGMALHHKICHVLGGSFDLPHAETHSVILPHATAYNERAVARELAPVAAIFQSESAASGLWSFARRLDAPMTLSELGMKQSDLDRAVEIMMNNPYWNPQPLDAQDLRGLLDDAFFGRAPGASL
- a CDS encoding ABC transporter ATP-binding protein — translated: MLLELKSVSKRFGAVVAAEGIDLSVEQGEALGIIGANGAGKSSLFNLITGVLRPDAGTVSFHGNEITRASVRDRCRGGIGRSFQIPQPFETLTVFENLMVAAEFGAGESPMGLEETFAILEMTELADKANIVSGKLTLLDRKRLELARALATNPDLLLLDEIAGGLTEGECHKLVALISSLHKRGVTIIWIEHIVHALLSVVSRLIVLERGKLIAQGEPQAVMADPAVRRSYLGIEEVAS
- a CDS encoding ABC transporter ATP-binding protein, with the translated sequence MSALLETHNLEVFYGDFQALFGVDVVVNAGETVAIIGSNGAGKSSFLNALCGLNASKPDQIRLEGMAVGGTPAFDMVRKGVALVPEGRRLFPSLSVEENLMVGSHGMSEDRGWTLEAIYDLFPILKERRNQASTTLSGGQQQMVAIGRALMSNPKVLLCDEISLGLAPAIVKDVYLAVAEIKRRGTTVLIVEQDLTAALDAADRVYCFMEGRVSLEGRPGELTREQIQDAYFGV
- a CDS encoding branched-chain amino acid ABC transporter permease; protein product: MTLINTIIQGVLLGGLYALYAAGLSLIFGVMRLVNLAHGDFIVLAAYVILALSTAFFIPPFWAMLIALPFLFALGWALQRVILNRTVEENLLVPLLVTFGLQIIIQNGLLEAFTANSRRLSLGGIESASLTVGGISLGVMPLFTFAAAVAVIGGLSALFYMTALGRKLRATSDNRTYVQIVGINPHKVFAIAMGLAFIVIAIAAFFMGARSNFDPSQGPARLLFAFEAVVIGGLGSLWGTLAGGVILGVSQAIGAAIHPQYQILVGHIVFLLIILVRPRGLFPKQ